In Cicer arietinum cultivar CDC Frontier isolate Library 1 chromosome 1, Cicar.CDCFrontier_v2.0, whole genome shotgun sequence, one DNA window encodes the following:
- the LOC101504732 gene encoding glucan endo-1,3-beta-glucosidase 14 yields MAISSIFFRVLLLLLTISDLFVQNHGQNFGINYGRIANNLPSPSHVSVLLKSLNVSRIKLYDANPNVLSSFSNSNVEFIIGLGNELLQTMRDPSKAQIWIQQNVQPYISTTKITSINVGNEILGSNDVGNMINLLPAMQSVYNALVTLGLSQQVTVTTAHSYNILSNSFPPSNGAFRQDLIQYIQPLLSFQAQIKSPFFINAYPFFAYKDDPDHVSLNYVLFQQNPGSIDPNTNLHYDNMLYAQIDAVYAAIKALGHTDIEVKISETGWPSKGDPNEFGATLQNAEIYHTNLLKRIDMKQGTPANPSVPIDIYVFALFNEDLKPGPASERNYGLYYPDGTPVYNIGLKTQTYFPEMIIESKSNTLSINFIICILPFLVFVWELSRLS; encoded by the exons ATTTGTTTGTGCAAAACCATGGCCAAAATTTTGGAATAAACTATGGAAGAATAGCAAACAATCTACCATCACCATCACATGTATCAGTTCTATTAAAATCATTGAATGTGAGCAGAATCAAACTCTATGATGCAAATCCAAATGTTCTATCATCATTCTCAAACTCAAATGTGGAATTCATCATAGGACTTGGAAATGAGTTACTTCAAACTATGAGAGACCCTTCTAAGGCTCAAATATGGATTCAACAAAATGTTCAACCAtacatttcaacaacaaaaataacatCAATTAATGTAGGAAATGAAATACTAGGTAGCAATGATGTTGGTAACATGATAAATCTTCTACCAGCAATGCAATCAGTTTACAATGCTCTTGTGACACTTGGATTATCTCAACAAGTTACTGTCACCACAGCACATTCTTACAACATTTTGTCAAATTCATTCCCTCCTTCAAATGGTGCATTTAGACAAGATCTTATACAATATATTCAACCACTTCTTAGCTTCCAAGCACAAATAAAATCACCTTTTTTCATCAATGCTTATCCTTTTTTTGCATACAAAGATGACCCGGATCACGTTTCATTAAACTATGTTTTGTTTCAGCAGAATCCTGGATCCATTGATCCTAACACAAATTTGCATTATGATAACATGTTGTATGCACAAATTGATGCTGTTTATGCGGCTATAAAGGCGCTAGGACATACCGATATCGAGGTTAAGATTTCTGAGACAGGTTGGCCTTCTAAAGGTGATCCTAATGAGTTTGGTGCAACATTACAGAATGCTGAAATTTATCATACTAATTTGTTGAAGAGGATTGATATGAAACAAGGAACTCCTGCAAATCCTTCTGTTCCTAttgatatttatgtttttgcactttttaatgaagatttgaaacCTGGTCCTGCTTCAGAGAGAAATTATGGACTTTATTATCCTGATGGTACTCCAGTTTATAACATTGGATTGAAAACTCAGACTTATTTTCCAGAAATGATTATAGAATCCAAATCCAAT ACTTTGTCCATCAATTTTATCATCTGCATACTTCCATTCTTGGTGTTTGTTTGGGAGCTTTCAAGATTGTCATGA